A section of the Heterodontus francisci isolate sHetFra1 chromosome 7, sHetFra1.hap1, whole genome shotgun sequence genome encodes:
- the klhl23 gene encoding kelch-like protein 23, with translation MAVKEHEQYTYEFKDTKHSAEFLDAFKEFYRNELFTDITLECFSGRLFHCHKVALAACSTYFKIMFTADMREKATKIIKLPNIDDNILDALVRYVYTSEVSITEKNVQSLLETADLLQFISVKTACENFLIRHLDVDNCLGMHSFGEFHVCIDLEKESRRMILSRFEEVSRQDEFLDISKDKLFFILSRDNLNVWKEDILLEAIIKWIANDMKNRIECLKELLKYIKVDLDESYLRTALELNERYLLTSDIKMHSLKCHVLKLNKMNSQPCKKSTCAMYIVGGYYWHPLSEVHIWNPLTNSWTQGSQMPDHKREGYSVSVLGPNIYVTGGYNSDNLEALDTMWIYNSEMDNWTEGSPMLNARYYHCSVVMHGCIYVMGGYRGGAPAQDAEFYDPLKRKWILIVSMLKGVGNATACVLQDVIYVTGGHYGYRGSSTYDKIQSYRSDLNEWTVVTITPHPEYGLCSVALYDKIYLVGGQTAITDCYDTEKNEWKQIAQMNERRMECGALVMNGCIYVTGGYSSSKGTYLHCVEKYDPEQDSWEIIGNLPNAMRSHGCVSVYNV, from the exons ATGGCTGTGAAAGAACATGAACAATATACTTATGAATTTAAGGATACAAAACATTCTGCTGAATTCCTTGATGCTTTTAAAGAGTTTTATCGGAATGAATTATTCACAGACATTACTTTGGAATGTTTCTCAGGACGGTTATTTCACTGTCACAAAGTTGCTCTAGCAGCCTGCAGCACTTATTTCAAAATAATGTTCACAGCAGATATGCGGGAAAAAGCCACCAAGATTATTAAACTTCCTAATATCGATGACAACATCTTGGATGCTCTTGTAAGGTACGTATACACATCAGAGGTGTCAATAACAGAAAAAAATGTCCAAAGCCTGTTAGAGACTGCAGATCTCCTCCAATTTATATCGGTTAAAACAGCATGTGAAAACTTTCTGATCAGGCATCTAGATGTCGACAATTGTCTAGGAATGCATTCTTTTGGAGAATTTCATGTTTGTATAGATTTAGAGAAAGAGTCTCGAAGGATGATCCTCTCTAGGTTTGAAGAAGTTTCAAGACAGGATGAATTTTTAGACATCAGCAAGGACAAACTCTTCTTCATTCTGTCTAGGGATAACCTTAATGTGTGGAAAGAAGACATTCTTCTGGAAGCCATTATTAAGTGGATTGCAAATGACATGAAAAATAGAATTGAATGTTTGAAGGAATTATTAAAATACATTAAAGTTGATTTGGATGAATCGTACCTCAGAACAGCACTTGAGTTGAATGAACGGTATCTTCTCACTAGTGATATTAAAATGCATTCTTTAAAATGCCATGTTCTAAAACTGAATAAAATGAATTCACAGCCTTGCAAAAAGTCAACATGTGCTATGTATATAGTTGGTGGTTATTATTGGCATCCACTTTCAGAGGTTCATATTTGGAACCCATTGACCAATTCATGGACGCAGGGTTCACAGATGCCCGATCACAAGAGAGAAGGTTACAGTGTTTCTGTTTTGGGACCAAATATTTATGTAACAGGTGGTTACAATTCAGATAACCTGGAGGCCCTGGATACAATGTGGATTTATAATTCAGAAATGGATAACTGGACAGAAGGGAGCCCAATGTTGAATGCTCGTTATTATCACTGTTCAGTGGTGATGCATGGATGCATCTATGTGATGGGTGGTTACAGAGGTGGAGCTCCAGCACAAGATGCTGAGTTTTATGATCCTTTGAAAAGAAAATGGATTTTGATTGTAAGTATGCTAAAAG GGGTTGGAAATGCAACAGCTTGTGTCCTCCAAGATGTCATCTACGTAACAGGTGGTCACTATGGTTACCGAGGAAGCTCCACTTACGATAAAATTCAAAGCTACAGATCGGATCTTAATGAATGGACGGTAGTAACCATTACTCCACACCCAG AGTACGGGCTGTGTTCTGTGGCTTTATACGACAAGATTTACCTTGTTGGTGGTCAAACAGCTATCACCGATTGTTATGACACAGAAAAGAACGAATGGAAACAAATAGCCCAAATGAATGAAAGACGGATGGAATGTGGTGCATTGGTGATGAATGGGTGTATTTATGTTACAGGCGGATATTCGTCTTCTAAAGGAACTTACCTGCACTGTGTTGAGAAATATGACCCTGAACAAGATTCTTGGGAAATAATAGGGAATCTGCCTAATGCCATGCGTTCGCATGGCTGTGTAAGTGTATATAATGTATAA